The Candidatus Spechtbacterales bacterium genome has a window encoding:
- a CDS encoding glycosyltransferase: MTQFGGAERVLRVLHSIFPKAPIYTLFSDPELADIYFPAADIRTSFLQKFPKKLHSRFRYLAPLAIPAMENFDLQKYDIVISSSAFFAKGVITSPDTIHISYCHTPTKHLWEFKEEKRRKRDGIIKHILEKMTLHFFRLWDFNAAARVDYFIANSKNTKQRIKKYYNKDSFVVYPCASLELLENGQRSDAMHKKSILAELPEKYFLIVSQLQDYKNIDIAVEAFSRMKYPLVVIGDGPEKKELEKLASNNVIFLGRQPDDIVQYAYENCFAYIYPGREDFGISAVEAMIFGKPVLAYRAGGVLESVVEGVSGEFFDDLHPAVLADGVRRLVNNYEGYNPVMMRNIGNRYNTERFQNEFKRVLKRILAHEWEVA; this comes from the coding sequence ATGACACAGTTTGGCGGAGCCGAACGTGTTTTACGTGTGTTGCATAGTATTTTTCCAAAAGCGCCTATATATACTCTTTTTAGCGACCCGGAACTTGCTGATATTTATTTTCCGGCAGCCGATATTCGCACATCTTTTTTGCAAAAGTTTCCTAAAAAATTACATTCCAGGTTTCGTTATTTGGCGCCATTAGCCATACCTGCTATGGAGAATTTTGATCTTCAAAAATATGACATTGTAATTTCATCCTCCGCCTTTTTTGCAAAGGGGGTAATTACAAGCCCTGATACCATACATATAAGTTACTGCCACACACCCACGAAACATCTTTGGGAATTTAAAGAAGAGAAGAGGCGAAAAAGGGACGGCATTATAAAACACATACTGGAAAAAATGACTCTGCACTTTTTCAGGCTTTGGGATTTTAATGCGGCGGCGCGTGTGGATTATTTTATAGCAAATTCCAAAAACACAAAGCAGCGTATTAAAAAATATTACAATAAAGATTCTTTTGTTGTTTATCCGTGCGCGAGTTTAGAACTCCTGGAAAACGGACAGCGTTCTGATGCTATGCACAAAAAAAGTATTCTTGCAGAGTTGCCTGAAAAGTATTTTTTGATAGTCTCACAGCTTCAGGATTATAAAAACATAGATATTGCCGTAGAGGCATTCAGTAGAATGAAGTATCCTTTAGTGGTTATTGGTGATGGTCCGGAGAAAAAAGAGCTTGAAAAACTGGCTTCCAATAATGTTATTTTTCTTGGACGTCAGCCTGATGATATTGTGCAGTACGCATATGAGAACTGTTTTGCTTATATATATCCGGGTCGTGAAGATTTTGGCATATCCGCTGTAGAAGCTATGATTTTTGGCAAGCCCGTTTTAGCTTACCGCGCGGGAGGGGTACTTGAGAGTGTTGTGGAAGGTGTAAGCGGGGAGTTTTTTGATGACTTGCATCCGGCAGTTTTGGCTGATGGTGTAAGGCGTCTTGTGAACAACTATGAGGGATATAATCCCGTAATGATGAGAAATATAGGAAATAGATATAATACCGAGAGGTTTCAAAATGAATTTAAGAGGGTGCTAAAGCGTATATTGGCGCACGAGTGGGAGGTGGCATAG
- a CDS encoding rod shape-determining protein translates to MLSPSKIGIDLGTANSLVYVPKRGIIVNEPSVVAVSVWDNTILAVGKEAKEMIGMTPDSIVAHRPLKDGVIADYRVTESMIRYFVNKASGRVRLKKPEIMISIPAGITSTERRAVVQSAMNAGAKAAYVVKEPVLAAIGAGIPINSPSGNMVVDIGGGTTEVAVISLGGIVSNASTRVGGDKIDSAIVGYIKSQYNLAIGERTAEEIKITIGSALPLKDEEVFQLRGRDMTSGLPKNIEVKTNEITNAISERLKEIVLTVKSVLRETPPELSADIMDKGMVMTGGGSLLKNLDELLSEATGVPAYVADEPLLCVVKGTGIALENLEVYKRSVMSKK, encoded by the coding sequence ATGTTATCACCATCAAAAATAGGAATAGATTTGGGCACCGCAAACTCTCTTGTGTATGTGCCAAAAAGAGGAATAATCGTGAATGAACCCTCTGTAGTTGCGGTATCTGTTTGGGACAACACCATATTGGCTGTTGGTAAAGAGGCAAAAGAAATGATAGGCATGACACCTGACAGCATAGTTGCTCACAGACCATTGAAAGATGGTGTCATTGCCGATTACAGAGTAACCGAATCTATGATTCGATACTTCGTAAATAAAGCGTCAGGGAGGGTGCGGCTTAAAAAACCTGAAATAATGATATCTATTCCTGCAGGCATTACCTCAACAGAAAGAAGGGCTGTAGTGCAATCTGCTATGAATGCGGGTGCCAAGGCCGCCTATGTGGTAAAAGAGCCTGTACTTGCAGCGATAGGTGCGGGTATACCTATTAATTCACCAAGCGGAAACATGGTTGTGGATATAGGGGGTGGCACCACCGAGGTGGCTGTTATTTCACTGGGGGGTATTGTGTCTAACGCTTCAACGCGCGTTGGGGGTGACAAAATAGACAGCGCCATTGTGGGCTATATTAAGAGCCAGTACAATCTAGCCATTGGAGAAAGAACCGCAGAGGAGATAAAAATAACAATAGGTAGCGCTCTTCCGCTTAAAGACGAGGAAGTCTTTCAGTTGCGCGGTCGCGACATGACATCAGGCCTGCCTAAAAATATTGAGGTAAAGACTAATGAAATAACCAATGCCATATCCGAGCGCTTAAAAGAGATAGTTCTCACAGTAAAATCTGTTTTGCGCGAAACTCCTCCTGAGCTTTCTGCAGACATTATGGATAAGGGAATGGTTATGACCGGTGGCGGGTCGCTTTTAAAAAATCTTGATGAGTTGTTATCGGAAGCAACGGGCGTACCCGCTTATGTTGCAGACGAGCCTCTCTTGTGCGTAGTAAAAGGCACAGGAATAGCGCTTGAGAATTTGGAGGTCTATAAGCGAAGTGTAATGAGTAAGAAATAA
- the murA gene encoding UDP-N-acetylglucosamine 1-carboxyvinyltransferase — protein MYFINSGDIIIPMMEAFRIRGGRVLEGEISVQGSKNAATKLVAATLLTSHQCVLKGLPDIRDVNVMLAILEKMGARIKREEGVVAIDNSNIDPNKMPADMVRELRSSVVFIGPLLGRFGEVRMPYPGGDKIGARGLDTHFNVFSDLGYEVIAEEGYFTIRKTPKVPIVRKVVLDEFSVTASENLLMAASLLPYKIEVSILATEPHIENLVEFLNKMGADIHLLPNHRAIITGRTALYGAEHEVVRDYIEAGTFIVTALCAGGALRIHDFPLSHLELFLQKLKRFGADFTIEDQRTVFVRKARQLFMPKMQMMIYPGVPTDLQSPIGVLATQTQGSTIVHDPLYERRLSYLKELQKMGAKVNIMDDHRAEVIGPTKLRGVTIRGEDIRGGMSLIIAGLIAEGETILENAYQVDRGYERIEERLRSLGADIERINYEAPLNTVDASQISNFKF, from the coding sequence TTGTATTTCATAAATTCAGGTGATATTATAATTCCAATGATGGAGGCGTTTAGAATCCGCGGCGGACGGGTACTGGAAGGAGAGATTAGTGTCCAGGGCTCGAAAAACGCTGCAACAAAGCTGGTTGCGGCTACTTTGCTTACATCCCATCAATGTGTTTTGAAGGGGTTGCCTGATATTCGTGATGTTAATGTTATGCTGGCAATTTTGGAAAAGATGGGGGCGCGAATAAAGCGCGAGGAAGGTGTTGTTGCCATAGACAACAGCAACATAGATCCTAATAAAATGCCGGCAGACATGGTTAGGGAGTTGCGATCTTCCGTTGTTTTTATAGGTCCTCTTTTGGGACGATTTGGCGAGGTTAGAATGCCTTATCCGGGGGGTGACAAAATAGGCGCGCGCGGTCTCGATACTCATTTTAATGTTTTTTCCGATCTCGGATATGAGGTGATTGCCGAAGAGGGATACTTTACTATACGCAAAACCCCGAAGGTCCCGATTGTCAGAAAGGTTGTTCTGGATGAATTTAGTGTAACGGCATCAGAAAATTTATTGATGGCGGCAAGTCTTCTTCCTTATAAAATTGAAGTTTCAATATTAGCTACAGAACCGCACATAGAAAATCTTGTTGAATTTCTGAATAAAATGGGCGCGGACATTCATCTTTTGCCCAACCACAGAGCAATCATTACAGGCAGGACAGCTCTCTATGGAGCAGAACATGAGGTGGTGCGGGATTATATAGAGGCGGGAACATTTATTGTGACCGCGTTGTGTGCCGGAGGAGCCCTGCGTATACATGATTTTCCACTTTCCCATCTTGAGCTTTTTCTGCAAAAACTAAAAAGATTTGGAGCCGATTTTACAATTGAAGACCAAAGAACTGTATTTGTAAGAAAGGCGAGGCAGTTGTTTATGCCTAAAATGCAGATGATGATATACCCGGGAGTTCCCACAGACCTTCAATCTCCCATAGGTGTACTGGCTACACAGACGCAGGGGTCTACTATTGTGCACGATCCTCTTTATGAAAGGCGTTTGAGCTATCTTAAGGAATTGCAGAAAATGGGAGCTAAGGTTAATATAATGGATGATCACAGAGCTGAAGTAATAGGCCCCACAAAACTCAGGGGTGTAACCATACGGGGAGAAGATATAAGAGGAGGGATGTCTCTTATCATTGCGGGACTGATTGCAGAAGGAGAAACCATATTAGAAAATGCTTACCAGGTAGACAGGGGCTATGAGAGGATAGAAGAAAGGTTACGCAGTCTTGGGGCGGACATAGAGAGAATAAATTATGAAGCACCGCTCAACACAGTTGACGCATCGCAAATTTCAAATTTCAAATTTTAA
- a CDS encoding PEGA domain-containing protein, whose amino-acid sequence MRYKTRRNLFILFTLLFFVSIVPVILYTQGYRLDTQKLTLTKTGGLDLNVINSGSEVYLNGKFQRETNFIFRNAVFRNILPGDYNIEIKKDGYHAWQKTEAVKEGQVTKFTTIRLFPVELTGGILMKDVQNIFISPNEKYSIIQTPSPATTEGETTSQLTYYDLNVRLPIPLLTIQSDEVIRSVKWSPSGIFSILIDDNINSTLYTGAGAEGEVGLVNWSVFLRRSYPTAFNEDAIVLPDNSRDVIYVMTLEEDDTYSLNRVELTQGIIRPDIVTGILGFTIADENMFYLDELGSLKRTNISGRDTVEITPTAISNPRKDLTKIIVRGDRRAIAVINSGALFIWQEDQPLEKADDGVINASFSPDNNKILYTKKDEAAIYWTEDVFGPPKHLIGDIERVPFENINNAAWVGYESNHIVLQSPTSIMFTELDERGGRNTAEYNVLTEESGVFASNLERQEVYTLLPDKNFVFLKYE is encoded by the coding sequence ATGCGCTACAAAACACGAAGAAATTTATTTATACTTTTTACCCTGCTGTTTTTTGTAAGTATAGTCCCTGTTATTTTATACACACAAGGATATCGTCTCGATACTCAAAAACTAACCCTGACAAAAACAGGCGGTCTTGATTTAAATGTTATAAATTCAGGTTCGGAAGTATATTTAAACGGCAAGTTCCAAAGAGAAACAAATTTTATTTTTAGAAATGCCGTATTTAGAAACATACTTCCTGGAGATTACAATATAGAAATAAAAAAGGATGGATACCATGCATGGCAAAAAACAGAAGCAGTCAAAGAAGGACAAGTAACCAAATTCACCACAATACGCCTTTTTCCTGTTGAACTGACAGGGGGAATATTGATGAAAGACGTCCAAAATATATTTATATCCCCAAATGAAAAATATTCAATAATCCAAACTCCATCCCCTGCAACTACGGAGGGAGAAACAACAAGCCAGCTTACATACTATGACTTAAATGTAAGACTGCCCATACCTTTACTTACGATACAATCCGATGAAGTAATACGAAGCGTTAAGTGGTCTCCTTCCGGAATATTTTCAATTTTAATAGACGATAATATAAATTCCACACTATATACAGGAGCCGGAGCTGAGGGAGAAGTAGGTCTCGTAAACTGGAGTGTGTTTTTAAGAAGGAGTTATCCCACAGCTTTTAATGAAGATGCTATAGTACTACCCGACAATTCCAGGGACGTAATATACGTAATGACACTTGAAGAGGATGACACATATTCCCTAAACAGGGTGGAGTTAACCCAGGGTATAATACGTCCGGATATAGTAACCGGTATATTGGGATTTACCATAGCAGACGAGAATATGTTTTACCTGGATGAACTCGGGTCTTTAAAAAGAACAAACATATCCGGTAGAGACACTGTGGAAATCACGCCAACCGCGATATCAAATCCCCGAAAAGATTTGACCAAAATAATTGTACGCGGAGACAGGCGCGCCATTGCTGTAATAAACAGTGGAGCTTTGTTTATTTGGCAGGAAGACCAACCACTGGAAAAAGCGGATGACGGAGTGATAAACGCCTCTTTCTCTCCCGACAATAATAAAATACTCTATACAAAAAAAGATGAAGCGGCTATTTACTGGACTGAAGATGTTTTTGGACCGCCAAAACATCTTATCGGAGACATAGAAAGAGTACCATTTGAAAACATAAATAATGCCGCGTGGGTAGGATACGAGTCAAATCATATTGTCTTACAATCACCCACCAGTATTATGTTTACGGAATTAGATGAAAGAGGCGGCAGAAATACAGCCGAATACAATGTTTTAACCGAAGAAAGCGGAGTTTTTGCATCCAATTTAGAACGCCAGGAGGTCTATACCTTGCTTCCGGATAAAAACTTCGTATTTCTTAAATACGAATAG
- the rpsI gene encoding 30S ribosomal protein S9: MGRRKSSVARVRIWDNGSGKFTINGEDHTKYLPTEDLITAANGPLRKLKMLEKFEVSVIVNGGGSRGQAEAIRHGLARAVVKYDAEMRLRLKKSGFLKRDPREKERKKYGLKKARKAPQWSKR, from the coding sequence GTGGGAAGAAGGAAATCTTCTGTTGCCCGTGTGCGTATTTGGGACAATGGTTCCGGCAAATTTACCATAAACGGTGAAGACCATACAAAATATCTTCCTACAGAAGATTTGATTACAGCAGCTAACGGACCCTTGCGCAAACTTAAGATGCTTGAGAAGTTTGAAGTGTCCGTAATTGTTAATGGGGGAGGCTCCAGGGGACAAGCAGAGGCGATACGGCACGGACTTGCGCGTGCGGTTGTAAAATATGACGCAGAAATGAGACTTCGCCTTAAAAAATCCGGATTTCTCAAGAGAGATCCGAGAGAAAAGGAAAGAAAGAAATACGGACTTAAAAAAGCTCGCAAAGCTCCACAGTGGAGCAAGCGATAA
- the rplM gene encoding 50S ribosomal protein L13 produces MSKKKITTKTSKKTESKKEVIELDAKGQILGRLSTEIAVYLQGKHSPAYKPNMDDDTVVKVVNAKKVKVTGKKKTDKIYWHYSGYPGGIYGKTYEEMFEKDPTWVIRKAVERMLPDNRLRKGRMKRLIVEK; encoded by the coding sequence ATGAGTAAAAAGAAAATAACAACTAAAACCTCAAAAAAAACAGAAAGCAAGAAAGAGGTTATTGAACTGGATGCCAAGGGGCAGATTTTGGGACGCCTTTCTACGGAAATAGCTGTATATTTGCAGGGAAAACACAGCCCTGCTTATAAGCCTAATATGGATGATGATACCGTCGTCAAAGTTGTTAATGCCAAGAAGGTCAAGGTGACAGGAAAGAAAAAGACCGACAAGATCTACTGGCATTATTCAGGGTATCCAGGCGGAATTTATGGCAAGACATATGAGGAGATGTTCGAAAAGGACCCTACATGGGTTATAAGAAAAGCCGTTGAGAGAATGTTGCCTGACAACCGCCTAAGAAAAGGCAGAATGAAGAGATTAATAGTTGAAAAATAA
- the rplQ gene encoding 50S ribosomal protein L17 → MKKSVKGRKFHRKKDQREALIRSLAEALVKNERIETTEAKAKELRPFIEKLVTKSGNDSLHVRRMLNREFTGEIVEKLLKEIGPRFKERPGGYTRIVKRGVRRGDAAKRAIIEFVE, encoded by the coding sequence ATGAAAAAATCTGTAAAAGGACGAAAATTTCATAGAAAGAAAGACCAGCGCGAAGCGTTAATTCGCTCTCTTGCGGAGGCTTTGGTTAAAAATGAAAGAATAGAAACTACAGAGGCTAAAGCAAAAGAACTTCGCCCTTTTATTGAAAAGTTGGTTACAAAGAGCGGTAATGATTCTCTGCATGTACGCAGAATGTTGAACCGTGAATTTACAGGAGAGATCGTTGAGAAGTTACTAAAAGAGATAGGGCCGCGCTTTAAAGAGAGACCCGGTGGCTATACAAGAATAGTAAAAAGGGGAGTGCGTAGGGGAGATGCTGCTAAAAGGGCAATTATTGAATTTGTTGAGTAA
- the rpoA gene encoding DNA-directed RNA polymerase subunit alpha: MESVSLSLPKKPKVVEKSDSRAVIEISELYPGFGSTIGNALRRALYASLPGAAITSVKIAGVPHEFSTIDGVLEDGIELSLNLKQIRLKLHGSEPRTLKLKVKGPKDIKAGDIETPSQVEIINKDLHIASITSPKTTFEMELKVESGLGYVQNQEDEEKKEIGVISLDSVFTPVKKVNFEVENMRVGDRTDYHKLVLEIVTDGTIDPEDAFEHAVGVLVNHFNVLQELQGKKKKKVATKKKATAKKTATKKTTAKKKPAAKKKK, from the coding sequence ATGGAATCAGTTTCACTATCATTGCCCAAAAAACCTAAAGTTGTAGAAAAGAGCGACAGCAGAGCCGTTATTGAGATTAGCGAGCTTTATCCTGGATTTGGATCTACAATAGGAAATGCCTTAAGACGCGCGTTGTACGCATCTTTGCCGGGAGCTGCTATAACATCAGTAAAAATAGCGGGAGTTCCACACGAATTTTCAACAATAGACGGCGTACTTGAAGACGGAATTGAACTAAGTCTTAATCTTAAGCAGATAAGATTAAAACTTCATGGTTCAGAGCCCAGGACTCTTAAATTGAAAGTGAAAGGTCCAAAGGATATAAAGGCGGGAGATATTGAAACACCCTCCCAGGTTGAAATAATAAACAAAGATTTACATATAGCGAGCATAACTTCGCCAAAAACAACTTTTGAGATGGAGTTAAAAGTAGAGTCCGGTTTAGGCTATGTTCAAAATCAAGAAGATGAAGAGAAGAAAGAGATAGGAGTAATTAGTCTTGACTCGGTATTCACTCCCGTTAAAAAGGTTAATTTTGAAGTGGAAAACATGCGAGTTGGAGATAGGACCGACTATCATAAGTTGGTACTTGAAATTGTAACTGATGGAACAATTGATCCTGAGGACGCGTTTGAGCACGCAGTAGGTGTTCTTGTTAATCACTTCAACGTTTTACAGGAACTACAGGGCAAGAAAAAGAAGAAAGTTGCAACAAAGAAAAAAGCTACAGCCAAGAAGACAGCCACCAAGAAAACAACTGCAAAGAAGAAGCCTGCAGCTAAGAAGAAGAAATAA
- the rpsD gene encoding 30S ribosomal protein S4, translating to MAKGGRPRQKSEYGLQLAEKQKIREEYGLREKQFRRYFDKGQKPENIFSLLEFRLDSIVFAGGFTPTRRMARQLISHGHMQVNGKKVTIASYQVRPGDIITVKETSAVKGIFADYEIRVKNLNPPSWLVLDKKKKELKVKSLPDIKEQIQPFNFQTVIEFYSR from the coding sequence ATGGCAAAAGGAGGAAGACCAAGACAAAAATCAGAGTACGGTTTACAGCTTGCGGAAAAACAGAAAATCCGCGAAGAGTATGGGTTGCGCGAAAAGCAATTCAGGCGGTATTTTGATAAGGGACAAAAGCCCGAAAATATCTTTTCTTTACTTGAATTTCGTCTGGATAGCATTGTTTTTGCGGGAGGATTCACGCCAACACGGCGGATGGCAAGGCAGCTTATAAGCCATGGGCATATGCAAGTAAACGGAAAGAAGGTTACCATAGCATCTTATCAGGTGCGCCCTGGCGATATTATAACAGTCAAAGAAACAAGCGCTGTAAAGGGAATATTTGCCGATTACGAGATAAGAGTAAAGAACCTCAATCCTCCATCATGGTTGGTTTTAGATAAAAAGAAAAAGGAGTTAAAGGTAAAATCTTTACCTGATATTAAAGAACAAATACAGCCGTTTAATTTTCAAACAGTTATAGAGTTTTATTCACGATAA
- the rpsK gene encoding 30S ribosomal protein S11: MGKKRVAIVEAGDQASKTDAQKAKNKKKARIVERGNIYVRASYNNTMLTASDQDGNVLAWSTAGAAGFKGPRKATPYAATQVVDILLSKLENVDMKEVHIYVTGIGAGRDSSVRALTGKGLNVTAIKDVTPLPHNGCRPAKRRRV; the protein is encoded by the coding sequence ATGGGTAAAAAACGTGTAGCAATAGTTGAAGCAGGCGATCAGGCATCCAAAACGGACGCTCAGAAAGCCAAGAATAAAAAGAAAGCTCGTATAGTTGAACGAGGGAATATTTATGTGCGCGCAAGTTACAACAATACAATGCTTACCGCTTCAGACCAGGACGGCAATGTTTTGGCGTGGTCAACTGCGGGTGCCGCGGGCTTTAAGGGACCGAGAAAGGCTACTCCGTATGCCGCGACACAGGTTGTAGACATACTTTTAAGTAAATTGGAAAATGTTGACATGAAAGAGGTGCATATCTATGTTACAGGGATAGGGGCCGGCAGAGATTCTTCTGTCAGAGCTTTAACGGGCAAAGGGTTGAATGTTACTGCAATTAAAGATGTTACGCCACTGCCCCACAATGGATGCAGGCCGGCTAAAAGAAGAAGAGTATAA
- the rpsM gene encoding 30S ribosomal protein S13 produces the protein MARIAGVEIPDNKRVVIALTYVHGIGRTLSRKILKDAGIDENIRIKDLTGDQLNQLRNAISEGHLIEGDLRRDVRENVKRLKDIGTYRGSRHQKGLPVRGQRTRVNSRTVRGNKRTTVGSGRKPPPSAT, from the coding sequence ATGGCAAGAATAGCAGGAGTTGAGATTCCGGACAATAAAAGAGTAGTTATTGCCCTTACTTATGTGCATGGCATAGGGCGTACTTTGAGTCGCAAGATACTTAAGGATGCAGGCATAGACGAAAACATAAGAATAAAGGATCTTACAGGCGATCAGCTTAACCAACTTAGGAACGCCATATCTGAAGGACATTTGATAGAAGGTGATTTAAGGAGAGATGTTCGTGAGAACGTAAAGCGTCTTAAAGATATAGGTACATACAGGGGTTCAAGACACCAGAAAGGACTTCCCGTCCGTGGACAGAGGACGCGTGTTAATTCCAGGACAGTTCGCGGAAATAAAAGAACCACAGTGGGATCGGGAAGAAAACCGCCCCCATCCGCAACTTAA
- the rpmJ gene encoding 50S ribosomal protein L36 has product MKVRASVKKICNQCKVVRRKGRVYVICKTNPKHKQRQG; this is encoded by the coding sequence ATGAAAGTTAGAGCTTCGGTAAAAAAAATATGCAATCAATGCAAGGTTGTTCGTAGGAAGGGCCGTGTTTATGTGATATGCAAAACAAATCCGAAGCATAAACAAAGGCAAGGATAA
- the infA gene encoding translation initiation factor IF-1, translating into MAQNNNIESIEGVVLEAFPNTLFRVELEDGREVLSYVSGKMRIHRIRILVGDRVKIEIPSEGESRGRIVYRFK; encoded by the coding sequence ATGGCACAAAACAATAATATAGAAAGTATAGAAGGGGTTGTTTTAGAAGCATTCCCAAACACCCTGTTTCGTGTAGAGCTGGAGGACGGGCGTGAAGTACTATCATATGTATCCGGGAAAATGAGAATACACAGGATACGTATTTTGGTCGGTGACAGGGTTAAAATAGAAATACCTTCCGAGGGTGAAAGCAGAGGTAGAATTGTTTATCGTTTTAAATAA